A window of the Hordeum vulgare subsp. vulgare chromosome 5H, MorexV3_pseudomolecules_assembly, whole genome shotgun sequence genome harbors these coding sequences:
- the LOC123397696 gene encoding putrescine hydroxycinnamoyltransferase 3-like, whose translation MEVKVLSSKLVKPAYNAGATPAPSTEYIPLSIFDKVTFNMQMAIIYAFAPPAPSPAAIEKGLAAVLAQYRAFAGQLGEAPDGTPSVILNDRGARLVEATVDADLVDMAPAKPTPELLKLHPDLEAEHEEVVLLQLTRFRCGSLAVGFTSNHVVADGHATSNFLVAWGRATRGLPMGLPPVHHHKDLFKPRPSPRVEHDHRNREYYLPSPTDVVGHHGDAADNIVIHKAHFSKDFIAGLRAKASEGRGRPFSRFETILAHLWRTMTRARDLSPEETSKIRLSVDGRHRLGQPAEYFGNMVLWAFPRATVGDLLNRPLKHAAQVIHDEVAKVDGAYFQSFVDFACSGAAEKEGLARSAVCKDAQCPDVEVDSWLTFPFYELNFGTGSPSYFMPAYFPTEGMLFLVPSNFGDGSVDAFVPLFQENLQAFKECCYSME comes from the coding sequence ATGGAGGTGAAGGTGCTGAGCTCCAAGCTCGTCAAGCCCGCCTACAATGCCGGCGCCACGCCGGCGCCTTCCACCGAGTACATCCCTTTGTCCATCTTCGACAAGGTGACGTTCAACATGCAAATGGCCATCATCTACGCCTTCGCCCCGCCCGCGCCCTCCCCCGCTGCCATCGAGAAGGGCCTCGCCGCCGTACTCGCCCAGTACCGAGCCTTCGCGGGCCAGCTCGGCGAGGCGCCCGACGGCACGCCGTCCGTCATCCTCAACGACCGTGGCGCGCGCCTGGTTGAGGCGACCGTGGACGCCGACCTCGTTGACATGGCGCCCGCGAAGCCCACGCCGGAGCTGCTCAAGCTGCACCCGGACCTCGAGGCGGAGCACGAGGAGGTTGTGCTCCTGCAGCTCACGCGGTTCCGTTGCGGCTCGCTCGCAGTCGGGTTCACGTCCAACCACGTCGTCGCCGACGGCCACGCCACAAGCAACTTCCTTGTAGCCTGGGGACGCGCCACGAGAGGGCTCCCCATGGGCCTCCCTCCCGTGCACCACCACAAGGACCTCTTCAAGCCACGGCCGTCGCCTCGCGTGGAGCACGACCACCGCAACCGGGAGTACTACCTGCCGTCGCCAACCGACGTCGTCGGTCACCACGGCGACGCCGCCGACAACATTGTCATCCACAAAGCGCACTTCTCCAAGGACTTCATTGCCGGTCTGCGCGCCAAGGCGTCCGAGGGGCGCGGCCGGCCGTTCAGCCGGTTCGAGACCATCCTCGCCCACCTGTGGCGCACCATGACGCGCGCGAGAGACCTCAGCCCCGAAGAGACCTCCAAGATCCGGCTGTCCGTGGACGGCCGGCACCGGCTCGGCCAGCCGGCGGAGTACTTCGGCAACATGGTGCTCTGGGCGTTCCCGCGCGCCACGGTCGGCGACCTCCTGAACCGGCCGCTGAAGCACGCTGCCCAGGTGATCCACGACGAGGTGGCCAAGGTGGACGGCGCGTACTTCCAGTCCTTCGTGGACTTCGCGTGCTCCGGCGCCGCCGAGAAGGAGGGGCTCGCGCGGAGCGCCGTGTGCAAGGACGCGCAGTGCCCGGACGTGGAGGTGGACAGCTGGCTGACGTTCCCGTTCTACGAGCTGAACTTCGGCACGGGGAGCCCGAGCTACTTCATGCCGGCCTACTTCCCCACGGAGGGGATGCTCTTCCTCGTCCCGTCCAACTTCGGCGACGGCAGCGTCGATGCCTTCGTGCCCCTATTCCAAGAGAACCTCCAGGCGTTCAAAGAATGCTGCTACTCCATGGAGTAG